Proteins encoded by one window of Panicum virgatum strain AP13 chromosome 7N, P.virgatum_v5, whole genome shotgun sequence:
- the LOC120683443 gene encoding uncharacterized protein LOC120683443 codes for MSDAYKKAKAGRLVFKGGEAASLHKPKKHKKKSKKPASDAPADGDAEAAAAEGAEGGGGSGAGDDYTIDAAKRMKYEELFPVEAKKFGYDPANAARAAARNRTVEEALDDRVRKKADRYCK; via the coding sequence ATGTCTGACGCGTACAAGAAAGCCAAGGCCGGCCGCCTTGTCTTcaagggcggcgaggcggcctcCCTCCACAAGCCGAAGAAGCAcaagaagaagagcaagaagcCCGCCTCCGATGCACCCGCCGACGGCGATgccgaggccgcggccgcggagggcgccgaaggcggaggcggcagcggcgccggcgacgactaCACCATCGACGCGGCGAAGAGGATGAAGTACGAGGAGCTTTTCCCCGTAGAGGCCAAGAAGTTCGGGTACGACCCCGCcaacgccgcccgcgccgccgcccgcaaccGCACAGTCGAGGAGGCCCTTGACGACCGCGTGCGCAAGAAGGCCGACCGCTACTGCAAATGA